A window of the Cicer arietinum cultivar CDC Frontier isolate Library 1 chromosome 6, Cicar.CDCFrontier_v2.0, whole genome shotgun sequence genome harbors these coding sequences:
- the LOC101505563 gene encoding uncharacterized protein isoform X2, protein MAKQPLWSPPEFDATLNFPSEFPYEFELSSPESTESSDEEENFFAGLTQRLSQSTLNETRSQLSTTPPTKTRDLAGSPQSTLSGIGSWSGRSNSSGSGSPNGNSRVPSPVTAPFNDPWEVIYAAAGQVARLKMNNNQVGPTNANIFSNQSFNQVEREVKKKQECGFVYERETNQNPNWLIQQQQLLIQNRRRELGYESGRCNVPLSFQSQQNQRVQYGGSGSGFRVMVPGGSSAKRVSGGTGVFLPRHYHTPSDSRCAPVMLPAKTVNAMNLNIEGIHVNAQPRFSNVFVNDFDLLLARRNALLKQQRLIARREEAASCEIRLPQEWTY, encoded by the exons ATGGCAAAACAACCACTCTGGTCACCACCCGAGTTCGACGCCACATTAAACTTCCCCTCCGAGTTCCCCTACGAGTTCGAACTATCCTCGCCAGAATCAACAGAAAGCAGTGACGAAGAAGAAAACTTCTTCGCAGGCTTAACTCAACGACTCAGTCAGTCAACACTTAACGAAACTCGCTCACAACTCAGTACCACACCACCCACCAAAACCCGTGACTTAGCCGGGTCACCTCAGTCTACGCTTAGTGGAATCGGTAGTTGGTCGGGTCGTAGCAACAGCTCCGGCTCCGGTAGCCCCAACGGAAATTCTCGTGTTCCGTCGCCGGTAACGGCGCCGTTTAACGACCCTTGGGAAGTTATCTACGCTGCTGCAGGACAAGTTGCAAGGTTAAAAATGAACAACAACCAAGTGGGTCCCACAAATGCTAACATTTTCTCCAATCAAAGTTTCAACCAG GTTGAACGAGAAGTGAAAAAGAAGCAAGAGTGTGGTTTTGTTTATGAAAGGGAAACGaatcaaaatcctaattggttGATTCAGCAACAACAGTTACTGATACAAAACAGAAGGCGTGAACTTGGTTATGAATCTGGAAGATGTAACGTTCCTTTGTCTTTTCAGTCTCAGCAGAATCAAAGAGTTCAATATGGTGGATCCGGGTCCGGGTTTCGGGTCATGGTTCCGGGTGGATCTTCTGCCAAAAGGGTTTCTGGTGGAACTGGTGTTTTTCTGCCTCGTCATTATCATACCCCTTCAGATTCTC GTTGTGCACCTGTTATGTTACCGGCTAAGACGGTTAATGCTATGAACTTGAACATTGAGGGCATTCATGTAAATGCACAACCGCGCTTCTCTAATGTTTTTGTTAACGATTTTG ATTTGTTGTTAGCGAGGAGAAACGCGCTTTTGAAGCAACAAAGATTAATTGCACGGCGGGAAGAAGCAGCCAGCTGTGAAATTCGGTTACCTCAGGAGTGGACTTATTGA
- the LOC101505563 gene encoding uncharacterized protein isoform X1: MAKQPLWSPPEFDATLNFPSEFPYEFELSSPESTESSDEEENFFAGLTQRLSQSTLNETRSQLSTTPPTKTRDLAGSPQSTLSGIGSWSGRSNSSGSGSPNGNSRVPSPVTAPFNDPWEVIYAAAGQVARLKMNNNQVGPTNANIFSNQSFNQVEREVKKKQECGFVYERETNQNPNWLIQQQQLLIQNRRRELGYESGRCNVPLSFQSQQNQRVQYGGSGSGFRVMVPGGSSAKRVSGGTGVFLPRHYHTPSDSRKKTGCAPVMLPAKTVNAMNLNIEGIHVNAQPRFSNVFVNDFDLLLARRNALLKQQRLIARREEAASCEIRLPQEWTY, encoded by the exons ATGGCAAAACAACCACTCTGGTCACCACCCGAGTTCGACGCCACATTAAACTTCCCCTCCGAGTTCCCCTACGAGTTCGAACTATCCTCGCCAGAATCAACAGAAAGCAGTGACGAAGAAGAAAACTTCTTCGCAGGCTTAACTCAACGACTCAGTCAGTCAACACTTAACGAAACTCGCTCACAACTCAGTACCACACCACCCACCAAAACCCGTGACTTAGCCGGGTCACCTCAGTCTACGCTTAGTGGAATCGGTAGTTGGTCGGGTCGTAGCAACAGCTCCGGCTCCGGTAGCCCCAACGGAAATTCTCGTGTTCCGTCGCCGGTAACGGCGCCGTTTAACGACCCTTGGGAAGTTATCTACGCTGCTGCAGGACAAGTTGCAAGGTTAAAAATGAACAACAACCAAGTGGGTCCCACAAATGCTAACATTTTCTCCAATCAAAGTTTCAACCAG GTTGAACGAGAAGTGAAAAAGAAGCAAGAGTGTGGTTTTGTTTATGAAAGGGAAACGaatcaaaatcctaattggttGATTCAGCAACAACAGTTACTGATACAAAACAGAAGGCGTGAACTTGGTTATGAATCTGGAAGATGTAACGTTCCTTTGTCTTTTCAGTCTCAGCAGAATCAAAGAGTTCAATATGGTGGATCCGGGTCCGGGTTTCGGGTCATGGTTCCGGGTGGATCTTCTGCCAAAAGGGTTTCTGGTGGAACTGGTGTTTTTCTGCCTCGTCATTATCATACCCCTTCAGATTCTCGTAAGAAAACTG GTTGTGCACCTGTTATGTTACCGGCTAAGACGGTTAATGCTATGAACTTGAACATTGAGGGCATTCATGTAAATGCACAACCGCGCTTCTCTAATGTTTTTGTTAACGATTTTG ATTTGTTGTTAGCGAGGAGAAACGCGCTTTTGAAGCAACAAAGATTAATTGCACGGCGGGAAGAAGCAGCCAGCTGTGAAATTCGGTTACCTCAGGAGTGGACTTATTGA